From a region of the Zonotrichia albicollis isolate bZonAlb1 chromosome 5, bZonAlb1.hap1, whole genome shotgun sequence genome:
- the GABRG1 gene encoding gamma-aminobutyric acid receptor subunit gamma-1 isoform X3, producing the protein MQMEYTIDIIFAQTWYDSRLKFNSSMKVLMLNSNMVGKIWIPDTFFRNSRKSDAHWITTPNRLLRIWSDGRVLYTLRLTINAECYLQLHNFPMDEHSCPLEFSSYGYPRNEIEYKWKKTSVEVADPKYWRLYQFAFVGLRNTTEISHTLSGDYIIMTIFFDLSRRMGYFTIQTYIPCILTVVLSWVSFWINKDAVPARTSLGITTVLTMTTLSTIARKSLPKVSYVTAMDLFVSVCFIFVFAALMEYGTLHYFTSNRKGVKGKEKKAKSKPSKPPAIAVRPGSTLIPMNSINHLPERDDDYGYECLEGKDCASFFCCFEDCRTGSWREGRIHIRIAKIDSYSRIFFPTAFALFNLVYWIGYLYL; encoded by the exons ATGCAAATG GAATACACTATAGATATAATTTTTGCCCAGACTTGGTATGACAGTCGTCTAAAATTTAACAGCTCAATGAAGGTGCTTATGCTTAATAGCAATATGGTTGGAAAAATCTGGATTCCAGACACTTTCTTCCGGAACTCAAGGAAATCTGATGCTCACTGGATTACAACTCCAAACCGTTTGCTTCGAATCTGGAGCGATGGAAGAGTATTGTACACTCTAAG ATTGACAATTAATGCTGAATGCTATCTTCAGCTTCATAATTTTCCTATGGATGAACACTCTTGTCCTCTGGAGTTTTCAAGCT ATGGATATCCCAGGAATGAAATTGAATACAAATGGAAGAAAACATCTGTTGAGGTGGCAGATCCAAAATACTGGAGATTGTATCAGTTTGCATTTGTAGGGCTACGAAATACAACTGAAATTTCTCATACCTTGTCTG gTGATTATATTATTATGACAATATTCTTTGATCTCAGCAGACGTATGGGATATTTTACAATTCAGACATACATTCCTTGTATACTCACAGTTGTTCTTTCATGGGTGTCATTTTGGATCAATAAGGATGCAGTTCCTGCAAGGACTTCTCTGG gGATCACAACAGTGCTGACCATGACAACGCTGAGTACAATTGCTAGGAAGTCACTCCCAAAGGTTTCCTATGTGACAGCAATGGACCTTTTTGTTTcagtttgctttatttttgtgtttgctgccTTGATGGAATACGGCACCTTACATTACTTTACCAGCAACAGAAAAGGGgtcaaaggaaaagaaaagaaggcaaAATCAAAGCCATCA aaacCACCTGCAATTGCTGTTCGACCTGGATCAACACTAATTCCAATGAATAGCATTAATCATCTCCCTGAACGTGATGATGATTATGGATATGAGTGCCTAGAAGGAAAAGACTGTGCCAGTTTCTTCTGTTGTTTTGAAGACTGCCGCACAGGATCTTGGCGAGAAGGAAGAATACACATCCGGATAGCAAAAATTGACTCCTATTCTCGAATCTTCTTTCCAACTGCCTTTGCATTGTTCAACCTTGTTTACTGGATTGGATATCTTTATCTGTAA